One window of the Canis aureus isolate CA01 chromosome 1, VMU_Caureus_v.1.0, whole genome shotgun sequence genome contains the following:
- the DSEL gene encoding dermatan-sulfate epimerase-like protein — MALMFTGHFLFLALVVFAFSTFEESVSNYSDWAVFTDDIDQFKTQKVQDFKPNHKLKKSMLHPSLYFDAGEIQAMRQKSRTSHLHLFRAIRSAVTVMLSNPTYYLPPPKHADFAAKWNEIYGNNLPPLALYCLLSPEDKVAFEFILEYMDRMVGYKDWLVENAPGDEVPVGHSLTGFATAFDFLYNLLDDHRRQKYLEKIWAVTEEMYEYSKVRSWGKQLLHNHQATNMVALLTGALVTGVDKGSKANIWKQVVVDVMEKTMFLLNHIVDGSLDEGVAYGSYTAKSVTQYVFLAQRHFNINNLDNNWLKMHFWFYYATLLPGFQRTVGIADSNYNWFYGPESQLVFLDKFILKNGAGNWLAQQIRRHRPKDGPMVPSTAQRWSTLHTEFIWYDPQLTPQPPAEYGTAKMHIFPNWGVVTYGAGLPNTQTNTFVSFKSGKLGGRAVYDIVHFQPYSWIDGWRSFNPGHEHPDQNSFTFAPNGQVFVSEALYGPKLSHLNNVLVFAPSPTSQCNKPWEGQLGECAQWLKWTGEEAGDAAGEVITASQHGEMIFVSGEAVSAYSSAMKLKSVYRALLLLNSQTLLVVDHVERQDNSPIKSVSAFFHNLDIDFKYIPYRFMNRYNGAMMDVWDAHYRMFWFDHRGNSPIASIQEAEQAAEFKKRWTQFVNVTFQMESTITRIAYVFYGPYVNVSSCRFIDNSNSGLQISLNVNNTEHVVSIVTDYHNLKTRFNYLGFGGFANVADQGQITRFGLGTQAIAKPIRHDRVIFPFGFKFNIAVGLILCISLVILTFQWRFYLSFRKLMRWILILVIALWFIELLDVWSTCTQPICAKWARTEAEASLKSLSSEGHHVDLPNVVITSLPGSGAEILKQLFFNSSDFLYIRVPTTYIDIPETEFEIDSFVDACEWKASDIHGVHFRLLRGWLQSLVQDTKLHLQNIHLHEPSRGKLAQYFTANKDKKRKLKRRESLPEQRSRMKGTFDRDAEYIRALRRHLVYYPTARPVLSLSSGSWTLKLHFFQEVLGASMRALYIVRDPRAWIYSMLYSSKPSLYSLKNVPEHLAKLFKIEGGKGKCNLNSGYAFEYESLRKELSKSKSNAVSLLSHLWLANTAAALRINTDLLPTSYQLIKFEDIVHFPQKTTERIFAFLGIPLSPASLNQILFATSTNLFYLPYEGEISPTNTNVWKQNLPRDEIKLIENICWTLMERLGYPKFMD; from the coding sequence ATGGCGTTAATGTTTACAggacatttcttatttttagcttTAGTGGTGTTTGCTTTCTCCACTTTTGAGGAATCTGTGAGCAATTACTCTGACTGGGCAGTTTTCACAGATGATATAGATCAGTTTAAGACGCAGAAAGTGCAAGATTTCAAACCCAATCACAAGCTGAAGAAAAGTATGCTTCATCCAAGTTTATATTTTGATGCTGGAGAAATCCAGGCAATGAGACAGAAGTCTCGTACAAGCCATTTGCATCTCTTTCGAGCTATCAGAAGTGCAGTAACAGTTATGCTGTCCAACCCCACATACTACCTACCTCCACCCAAGCATGCTGATTTTGCTGCCAAGTGGAATGAAATTTATGGTAACAATCTGCCTCCTTTAGCATTGTACTGTTTGTTAAGCCCAGAAGACAAAGTCgcctttgagtttatcttggaaTATATGGACAGGATGGTTGGCTACAAAGACTGGCTAGTTGAGAATGCACCAGGGGATGAGGTTCCAGTTGGCCATTCCTTAACAGGCTTTGCCACTGCCTTTGACTTTTTGTATAACTTACTAGATGATCATCGAAGACAAAAATACCTGGAAAAAATATGGGCTGTTACTGAGGAGATGTATGAGTATTCCAAGGTCCGTTCGTGGGGCAAACAACTTCTCCATAATCACCAGGCGACTAACATGGTAGCATTACTCACCGGGGCTTTGGTGACTGGGGTAGATAAAGGATCCAAAGCAAATATATGGAAACAGGTTGTAGTAGATGTGATGGAAAAGACCATGTTTCTGTTGAATCACATTGTTGACGGTTCTCTGGATGAAGGCGTGGCCTATGGAAGCTACACAGCTAAATCGGTCACACAGTATGTTTTTCTAGCCCAGCGCCATTTTAATATCAACAACTTGGATAATAACTGGTTAAAAATGCACTTTTGGTTCTATTATGCCACCCTTTTACCAGGCTTCCAAAGAACCGTGGGTATAGCAGATTCCAATTATAATTGGTTTTATGGTCCAGAGAGCCAGTTGGTGTTTTTGGATAAGTTTATCTTAAAGAATGGAGCTGGGAATTGGTTAGCTCAGCAAATTAGAAGGCACCGACCTAAGGATGGACCGATGGTCCCCTCCACTGCCCAGAGGTGGAGTACTCTTCACACTGAATTCATCTGGTATGATCCCCAGCTCACCCCACAGCCTCCTGCTGAATATGGTACTGCAAAAATGCACATATTCCCTAACTGGGGTGTTGTCACTTATGGAGCTGGGTTGCCAAATACACAGACCAAtacatttgtgtcttttaaaTCTGGGAAGCTAGGGGGGCGAGCTGTGTATGACATAGTTCACTTTCAGCCATACTCCTGGATTGATGGGTGGAGAAGCTTTAACCCAGGACATGAACATCCAGATCAGAACTCATTTACTTTTGCCCCCAATGGGCAAGTATTTGTTTCTGAAGCTCTCTATGGACCCAAGCTGAGCCACCTTAACAATGTACTGGTGTTTGCTCCATCACCCACAAGCCAGTGTAATAAGCCCTGGGAAGGTCAACTGGGAGAATGTGCACAGTGGCTCAAGTGGACCGGTGAGGAGGCTGGTGATGCAGCAGGGGAAGTCATTACTGCCTCTCAACACGGAGAAATGATATTTGTGAGTGGGGAAGCTGTGTCTGCTTACTCTTCAGCAATGAAGCTGAAAAGTGTGTATCGTGCTTTGCTTCTCTTAAATTCTCAAACGTTGCTGGTTGTTGATCACGTTGAGAGGCAAGACAATTCCCCAATAAAATCTGTCAGTGCCTTCTTTCATAATCTGGACATCGATTTTAAGTACATCCCATATAGGTTTATGAACAGGTACAATGGCGCCATGATGGATGTGTGGGATGCACACTACAGAATGTTCTGGTTTGACCATCGTGGCAATAGTCCCATTGCTAGTATACAAGAGGCAGAGCAAGCTGCTGAATTTAAGAAACGGTGGACTCAATTTGTTAATGTTACATTTCAGATGGAATCCACGATCACGAGAATTGCATATGTCTTTTATGGGCCATATGTCAATGTTTCCAGCTGCAGATTTATCGATAATTCCAATTCTGGACTTCAGATTTCTCTCAATGTCAATAATACTGAACATGTTGTTTCCATCGTAACTGACTACCATAACCTGAAGACAAGGTTCAATTACCTGGGTTTTGGCGGCTTTGCCAATGTGGCTGACCAGGGCCAGATAACCCGATTTGGTTTGGGCACTCAAGCAATAGCAAAGCCCATAAGACATGATAGGGTTATTTTCCCCTttggatttaaatttaatatagcAGTCGGATTGATTTTGTGCATTAGCTTGGTGATTTTAACCTTTCAGTGGCGGTTTTACCTTTCTTTTAGAAAGCTAATGCGGTGGATCCTAATCCTTGTTATTGCCTTGTGGTTTATTGAGCTGCTGGATGTGTGGAGCACTTGCACTCAGCCCATCTGTGCAAAATGGGCAAGGACGGAGGCCGAGGCAAGCCTGAAGTCTTTGTCTTCCGAGGGGCACCACGTCGATCTTCCCAACGTCGTCATTACCTCACTTCCTGGTTCGGGGGCTGAAATTCTCAAACAACTTTTTTTCAACAGTAGTGATTTTCTCTACATCAGAGTTCCTACAACCTACATCGATATTCCTGAAACTGAATTTGAAATTGACTCATTTGTAGACGCCTGTGAATGGAAGGCATCTGATATCCACGGTGTGCATTTCCGTTTGCTCCGAGGCTGGTTGCAGTCCTTAGTTCAAGACACGAAACTACATTTGCAAAACATCCATCTGCATGAACCCAGTAGGGGTAAACTGGCCCAATATTTTACAGCGAAtaaggacaagaaaagaaaattgaaaaggagagAGTCTTTGCCAGAACAAAGAAGTAGAATGAAAGGCACCTTTGATAGAGATGCTGAATATATTAGGGCTTTGAGGAGACACCTGGTCTATTACCCAACCGCACGTCCTGTGCTCAGCTTAAGCAGCGGGAGCTGGACCTTaaagcttcatttttttcaggAAGTTTTAGGAGCTTCTATGAGGGCATTGTACATAGTAAGGGACCCTCGGGCATGGATTTATTCAATGCTGTACAGTAGTAAACCAAGTCTCTACTCTTTGAAAAATGTACCAGAGCACTTAGCTAAATTGTTTAAAATAGAGGGAGGTAAAGGCAAATGTAACTTAAATTCAGGCTATGCTTTCGAATATGAATCGTTGAGGAAAGAATTATCAAAATCCAAGTCAAACGCAGTCTCCCTGTTGTCTCATTTGTGGCTGGCAAACACAGCAGCAGCCCTGAGAATAAATACAGATTTGCTGCCTACCAGCTACCAGCTGATCAAGTTTGAAGATATTGTACATTTTCCTCAGAAAACCACTGAAAGGATTTTTGCCTTTCTTGGAATACCTTTGTCTCCTGCTAGTTTAAACCAAATATTGTTTGCCACCTCCACAAACCTTTTCTATCTTCCCTACGAAGGGGAGATATCACCAACTAATACTAATGTTTGGAAACAAAACCTGCCTAGAGATGAAATTAAATTGATTGAGAACATCTGCTGGACACTGATGGAGCGTCTAGGATATCCAAAGTTTATGGACTAA